A DNA window from Vibrio cidicii contains the following coding sequences:
- a CDS encoding DUF3265 domain-containing protein has translation MTRRLSGIHAAWHFWFAVSFGGESGLRKLGLCGIHPLTQR, from the coding sequence ATAACAAGGCGTTTAAGTGGGATTCATGCCGCGTGGCATTTTTGGTTTGCAGTGAGTTTTGGTGGTGAAAGTGGTCTGCGGAAGCTTGGTTTATGCGGCATTCACCCCTTAACGCAGCGTTAG
- a CDS encoding DUF3265 domain-containing protein, whose product MTRRLSGIHAAWHFGYAVNFGGESGLRKVGLGGTHPLTQR is encoded by the coding sequence ATAACAAGGCGTTTAAGTGGGATTCATGCCGCGTGGCATTTTGGGTATGCGGTGAATTTTGGTGGTGAAAGTGGTCTGCGGAAAGTTGGTTTAGGCGGCACTCACCCCTTAACGCAGCGTTAG
- a CDS encoding DUF1289 domain-containing protein, which translates to MCFSGKFSQLCAYNSDVRCTMSENQNVKRAEPIETCSYKSPCVRHCCLDDKDICIGCGRTLDEICRWSSATNSEKQEILINSVARVQSRNIST; encoded by the coding sequence ATGTGTTTTTCTGGAAAGTTTTCACAGCTCTGCGCTTATAATTCAGACGTGAGGTGCACTATGTCTGAAAATCAAAACGTTAAAAGAGCTGAACCGATTGAAACGTGTTCATATAAGAGTCCTTGTGTTCGTCATTGTTGTTTAGATGATAAAGACATCTGCATAGGTTGTGGTAGGACTCTTGACGAGATATGTCGTTGGAGTAGTGCAACAAATAGCGAAAAACAAGAGATATTAATCAATAGTGTAGCTAGAGTTCAGAGCCGAAATATATCGACATGA
- a CDS encoding type II toxin-antitoxin system YafQ family toxin, with protein sequence MYKLEYSTQFKKDFKKITKMPISDIIEVGNVISKLQRGEKLEPKNVDHPLTGNWVGFRDCHIKPDLVLIYRVFNDQLQLARIGSHSDLF encoded by the coding sequence ATGTATAAACTCGAATACTCAACACAATTTAAGAAAGACTTCAAAAAGATAACTAAGATGCCGATTTCAGACATCATTGAAGTCGGCAATGTTATTTCTAAGCTGCAACGCGGCGAAAAGCTTGAACCCAAGAATGTTGACCATCCGTTAACTGGCAATTGGGTTGGATTTCGAGACTGCCACATTAAACCCGACCTAGTGTTAATCTATCGAGTTTTTAACGATCAACTACAACTAGCGCGTATTGGTTCACATAGTGATTTATTCTAA
- a CDS encoding FRG domain-containing protein — MVKVVVIDSWEELQAFIPRLISWGFRGQSDASWSLTTTFERKAKESNAHGPMLWHKEYRMLRNFMRRASYYSNTLPKQSDLFEWLSLMQHHGSPTRLLDFSYSFHIATFFALENATQDAAVWAVNLDMIRRNCMHWFSIDSHRTNIDQYNLKILPIADSMISISGKEIKDIPLGVINVEPENLHERIINQQGLFLFPTNIKHTFEENFGISGIPHKDPNSTLSQLSSTDDDIIKFVIPYELKHQILKSLDSMNINARVLFPGLDGFARSMQLTMLGP, encoded by the coding sequence ATGGTGAAAGTAGTTGTCATTGATAGCTGGGAAGAATTGCAGGCTTTTATACCTCGGTTAATATCGTGGGGCTTCAGAGGGCAGTCAGATGCGTCATGGAGTTTAACGACGACATTTGAGCGAAAAGCCAAAGAGAGTAATGCGCATGGTCCAATGTTATGGCACAAAGAATATAGAATGCTGCGTAACTTTATGCGTAGAGCGTCTTATTATTCAAATACCTTACCAAAACAGTCTGATCTATTTGAGTGGTTGTCTCTGATGCAGCATCACGGCTCGCCAACTCGACTGTTAGATTTCTCATATTCATTTCATATTGCAACTTTCTTTGCGTTAGAAAATGCAACACAAGATGCTGCTGTTTGGGCAGTAAATCTTGATATGATTCGAAGAAATTGTATGCACTGGTTTTCGATTGATTCACATCGAACAAACATCGATCAATACAACTTAAAGATTTTACCAATCGCTGATAGCATGATTTCTATTAGTGGTAAGGAAATTAAAGATATACCACTTGGTGTTATTAACGTTGAGCCAGAAAACCTTCACGAAAGGATTATAAACCAGCAAGGTTTGTTCCTTTTCCCTACAAATATCAAGCACACTTTTGAAGAGAATTTTGGTATTTCTGGTATTCCACATAAAGATCCGAATAGTACGCTATCGCAATTATCAAGCACAGATGATGACATTATAAAGTTTGTCATTCCATATGAGCTAAAACATCAAATCCTAAAGTCGTTAGATAGTATGAATATAAATGCTAGGGTTCTCTTTCCCGGCTTGGATGGCTTTGCGAGATCGATGCAACTTACAATGTTGGGACCTTAA
- a CDS encoding VOC family protein, with amino-acid sequence MENLNTIEIKSFVPAKDFECSKRFYQILGFEMASEFEGIAYFKFGTCSFLLQDFYEPVHSNNFMMHLLVEDARSWYEHVLQLNLDKEFGVKVTELIEQPWGMLEFCVTDPSGVLWRIAENQ; translated from the coding sequence ATGGAAAACCTTAACACGATAGAAATAAAGTCTTTTGTTCCTGCCAAAGACTTTGAATGCTCAAAGCGTTTTTATCAGATTTTGGGCTTTGAAATGGCGTCTGAATTTGAAGGTATCGCTTATTTTAAATTTGGCACTTGTTCTTTCTTACTCCAAGATTTCTACGAACCTGTTCACAGCAACAACTTTATGATGCACCTTTTAGTTGAAGATGCTCGAAGCTGGTATGAACATGTCTTACAGCTAAATCTAGACAAAGAGTTTGGCGTAAAGGTCACAGAACTTATTGAGCAGCCGTGGGGAATGCTCGAGTTTTGCGTCACAGATCCAAGTGGTGTGTTGTGGCGCATAGCCGAGAATCAGTAG
- a CDS encoding Kiwa anti-phage protein KwaB-like domain-containing protein: MTTQNFFALIKDDNNNLEVKRIRVQGPLQKELVTLFNKQLQSFNEGVDTEVPFNGDWKPDPNELLVLSDVSEAKVMVDAINSNITSYHALQLSNFKSEPIKAVFTGFVDNNETTVLVQKFSSRQALSLSEIPIIKMQTGNTFVKVTEDIFTLDSKLVAVIVGGNTKFKSFHNARMVFNLSDFYQEATDTDLKAICKHASLEVANIDNFVAEADSQVRKMVHTISSTSLLDNYSVSDIQTAAQGFPNVPIAFNQGKLVLPADKRELKEVLHFLLEDIYKGPLSGSDYQTNSKRKR; the protein is encoded by the coding sequence GTGACTACTCAAAACTTTTTTGCGCTTATAAAAGATGATAACAATAATCTTGAAGTAAAAAGAATTCGCGTACAGGGGCCATTGCAAAAGGAGCTTGTGACATTATTTAACAAACAATTGCAAAGCTTCAATGAGGGAGTGGATACTGAAGTTCCATTTAACGGTGATTGGAAACCAGATCCGAATGAGTTATTAGTGTTGTCGGATGTTTCTGAAGCTAAAGTAATGGTAGATGCAATTAATTCAAACATAACCTCTTACCACGCGCTCCAGTTGTCAAATTTTAAATCAGAACCAATTAAAGCGGTGTTCACAGGTTTTGTCGATAACAATGAAACAACTGTATTAGTACAAAAATTTTCTAGCCGTCAAGCACTCTCGTTGAGCGAAATACCTATTATAAAAATGCAAACAGGTAATACCTTTGTAAAGGTAACGGAAGATATATTTACATTGGATAGTAAATTGGTTGCTGTTATTGTTGGGGGTAATACAAAGTTTAAAAGTTTTCATAATGCTAGGATGGTTTTCAATCTAAGTGATTTTTATCAGGAAGCAACAGATACTGACCTTAAGGCCATTTGTAAGCATGCTTCCTTAGAAGTAGCGAATATAGACAATTTTGTAGCTGAAGCTGATAGTCAAGTAAGGAAAATGGTCCATACTATTTCTTCAACTTCATTGTTAGATAACTATTCAGTTTCTGATATCCAAACTGCAGCCCAAGGTTTCCCGAATGTTCCGATTGCCTTTAATCAAGGCAAGCTTGTATTACCTGCAGATAAACGTGAGCTAAAAGAAGTTCTCCACTTCTTGTTGGAGGATATCTACAAAGGTCCACTTTCGGGTAGCGATTATCAAACCAACTCTAAACGGAAACGCTAA
- a CDS encoding DUF3265 domain-containing protein: MTRRLRGIHAAWHFWYAVGFGGESGLRKVGLCGIHPLTQRYVFEGSW; this comes from the coding sequence ATAACAAGGCGTTTAAGAGGGATTCATGCCGCGTGGCATTTTTGGTATGCGGTTGGTTTTGGTGGTGAAAGTGGCTTGCGGAAGGTTGGTTTATGCGGCATTCACCCCTTAACGCAGCGTTATGTTTTCGAAGGAAGTTGGTAG
- a CDS encoding DUF3265 domain-containing protein, producing the protein MLSAITKRSRGIHAAWHFWYAVVYGGESGLRKVGLGGIHPLTRR; encoded by the coding sequence GTGCTCAGTGCCATAACAAAGCGTTCAAGAGGGATTCATGCCGCGTGGCATTTTTGGTATGCAGTGGTTTATGGTGGTGAAAGTGGTCTGCGGAAAGTTGGTTTAGGCGGCATTCACCCCTTAACGCGGCGTTAG
- a CDS encoding DUF3265 domain-containing protein translates to MKRAHNKALKRDSCRVAFLVCGNFCGESGLRKVGLGGTHPLTRRYV, encoded by the coding sequence CTGAAACGCGCACATAACAAAGCGTTAAAGAGGGATTCGTGCCGCGTGGCATTTTTGGTATGCGGTAATTTTTGTGGTGAAAGTGGTCTGCGGAAAGTTGGTTTAGGCGGCACTCACCCCTTAACGCGGCGTTATGTTTGA
- a CDS encoding MmcQ/YjbR family DNA-binding protein has protein sequence MNYDEFNAFCGSFPATSHVVQWGNSDVWKVGDKVFAVGGWSTEGKSAFTFKVSELNFDFLSNCDGYRPAPYFANRGMKWIQKIDTKGHLDDELRYYLSESYKIVASGLSKKKQIELGVLCQSETRT, from the coding sequence ATGAATTACGATGAGTTCAATGCGTTTTGTGGCTCTTTTCCTGCGACTAGTCATGTTGTTCAATGGGGCAACTCTGATGTATGGAAAGTCGGAGATAAAGTATTTGCGGTCGGAGGCTGGAGTACAGAAGGGAAATCAGCGTTCACTTTCAAAGTGTCAGAGTTAAATTTCGACTTTTTGAGCAATTGTGATGGTTACAGACCTGCGCCATATTTTGCAAATCGTGGTATGAAATGGATTCAGAAAATCGACACAAAGGGTCATCTTGATGATGAATTACGTTATTATCTATCTGAATCATATAAAATTGTTGCAAGTGGATTAAGTAAAAAGAAGCAGATTGAGCTCGGTGTTCTTTGTCAATCTGAAACGCGCACATAA
- a CDS encoding type II toxin-antitoxin system Phd/YefM family antitoxin produces MTTRILADVAASITELKANPMKVATSAYGEPVAVLNRNEPAFYCVPAEAYEMMMDRLEDLELLAIAKERESEESISVNIDDL; encoded by the coding sequence ATGACCACTAGAATTTTAGCCGATGTTGCTGCAAGCATTACTGAGTTGAAAGCTAATCCTATGAAAGTTGCAACTAGTGCTTACGGTGAACCTGTTGCTGTATTGAACCGAAATGAGCCAGCATTTTATTGCGTACCTGCCGAAGCGTACGAAATGATGATGGACAGACTCGAAGATCTTGAACTACTAGCTATTGCAAAAGAGCGTGAATCTGAAGAGAGCATTTCGGTAAACATTGATGACCTATAA
- a CDS encoding type II toxin-antitoxin system RelE/ParE family toxin, translating into MTYKLDFKKSALKEWKKLGSTLQQQFKKKLIERLDNPHVPASKLSGADNMYKIKLRQSGYRLVYKVEDDVIIVTVLAVGKRERSDVYRKAMKRLDD; encoded by the coding sequence ATGACCTATAAACTCGACTTTAAAAAGAGCGCACTCAAAGAGTGGAAAAAGCTTGGCTCAACGCTGCAACAACAATTTAAGAAAAAGCTAATCGAGCGCTTAGATAACCCGCATGTTCCGGCCTCAAAGCTCTCTGGAGCTGACAATATGTATAAAATTAAGCTACGTCAATCGGGCTACCGTCTTGTCTACAAAGTTGAAGACGATGTCATCATTGTAACCGTCTTAGCAGTCGGAAAACGCGAACGTAGCGACGTTTACCGTAAAGCTATGAAAAGGCTAGATGATTGA
- a CDS encoding DUF3265 domain-containing protein produces MHAAWHFGYAVSFSGESGLREVGLGGIHPLTRR; encoded by the coding sequence ATTCATGCCGCGTGGCATTTTGGGTATGCGGTGAGTTTTAGTGGTGAAAGTGGTCTGCGGGAAGTTGGTTTAGGCGGCATTCACCCCTTAACGCGGCGTTAG
- a CDS encoding HPP family protein translates to MHSLFMSILAGIGACLAIGMLSFLDSTMGNVVLLMAPFGATAVLVFGVPNSPLAQPKNVIFGHLITAFIGVIFTQYIGVSAISLAVATGLAVSAMLITKTTHPPAGANPLLIMLSGQGWSFLFTPVLLGAVVIVLVGKSMQMLTRQWVKN, encoded by the coding sequence ATGCACAGTTTGTTCATGTCGATTTTGGCGGGCATTGGGGCCTGTTTAGCAATAGGGATGCTTTCCTTTCTTGATTCAACAATGGGTAATGTCGTTTTACTTATGGCTCCCTTTGGTGCTACTGCAGTTCTTGTGTTTGGTGTTCCGAATAGTCCTCTTGCTCAGCCTAAAAATGTGATATTCGGACATTTGATAACCGCTTTCATAGGGGTGATTTTTACTCAATATATTGGTGTGTCAGCGATATCATTAGCTGTAGCAACCGGGCTTGCTGTTAGTGCAATGCTGATTACGAAAACGACACATCCACCTGCTGGAGCTAACCCACTATTGATTATGCTTTCTGGGCAAGGTTGGAGTTTTCTTTTCACACCTGTTTTATTAGGTGCAGTTGTTATTGTGTTAGTCGGGAAAAGTATGCAGATGTTAACTCGACAATGGGTTAAAAATTAG
- a CDS encoding TetR/AcrR family transcriptional regulator encodes MNPKRQLLIDTALNLFYKNGINSIGINEVISVSGIAKRTLYSHFESKEALILAALQKRHEIFTFWLEQKLSGSQSNQEVIHRLFSALANWFQNKESMLGDFRGCFFINTSSEFSDINSEIFRFCNLHKEHVRQIISSHLKSRDDSLLDAICIMKEGAIVTAHLSGDGKEITSKCIEMLKKFEC; translated from the coding sequence ATGAACCCAAAACGTCAATTGTTGATAGATACTGCACTAAACCTTTTTTATAAAAATGGAATCAATTCTATTGGAATAAATGAGGTCATCAGTGTTTCTGGTATTGCAAAACGAACTCTCTATTCTCATTTTGAAAGTAAAGAAGCCTTAATTCTTGCTGCTTTACAAAAACGGCACGAAATATTCACTTTTTGGTTAGAGCAAAAACTATCTGGCTCCCAGTCAAACCAAGAGGTTATTCATCGACTATTTTCAGCACTAGCCAATTGGTTTCAAAACAAAGAAAGTATGTTAGGTGATTTTCGAGGTTGTTTTTTCATTAATACATCTTCTGAATTTAGCGATATCAACAGCGAAATTTTCCGTTTCTGTAACCTCCACAAAGAGCATGTTAGACAAATTATTAGCTCTCATCTCAAAAGTAGAGATGATTCGTTGCTTGATGCTATTTGCATAATGAAAGAAGGTGCCATTGTAACAGCCCACTTGTCTGGAGATGGAAAAGAAATCACATCTAAATGTATTGAAATGCTCAAGAAATTTGAGTGCTAA
- a CDS encoding DUF6693 family protein, with product MRLKADVAILDIIGHLIIWLILCIVTFGIALFFFPYSFSKFVINRTCIVDEYGVERKMNCNIDLFSDLGHVIIWFLISIVTFGIGYIFYFYRVWNYALNNTTVK from the coding sequence ATGAGGCTCAAAGCAGATGTGGCAATTTTGGATATAATAGGTCATTTAATTATTTGGTTAATTCTCTGTATTGTTACTTTTGGTATAGCTCTTTTCTTCTTCCCATACTCTTTTTCTAAGTTCGTCATCAATCGAACTTGCATTGTAGATGAGTATGGAGTTGAACGAAAAATGAATTGCAACATAGACTTATTTAGTGATTTGGGGCATGTGATAATTTGGTTCTTAATCTCTATAGTTACATTTGGCATTGGGTACATTTTCTACTTTTATCGAGTCTGGAACTATGCCTTAAACAATACAACTGTAAAGTAA
- the gnd gene encoding decarboxylating NADP(+)-dependent phosphogluconate dehydrogenase, translated as MKGDIGVIGLAVMGQNLILNMNDHGFKVVAHNRTAAKVDEFLEGPAKGTNIVGAYTLQELVDKLEAPRKVMLMVRAGAVVDAFIDQLVPLLDKGDIIIDGGNTNYPDTNRRVVALREKGIHFIGTGVSGGEEGARFGPSIMPGGAPEAWAAVKPIFQAISAKTDAGEPCCDWVGNDGAGHFVKMVHNGIEYGDMQLITEAYQFMKDGLGMTADEMQAVFADWNETELNSYLVEITADILGYKDEDGEALVEKILDTAGQKGTGKWTGINALDLGIPLTLISESVFARCLSALKDQRVEAEKLFGKTITPVEGDKQEWVDALRQALLASKIISYAQGFMLMREASNENGWDLNYGNVALMWRGGCIIRSAFLGNIRDAFEANPDLAFLGSDDYFKNILTGSLAAWRKVAAKSLEVGIPMPCTTSALTFLDGYTTARLPANLLQAQRDYFGAHTYERTDRARGEFFHTNWTGTGGDTASTTYDV; from the coding sequence ATGAAAGGTGATATCGGTGTAATTGGCCTAGCAGTTATGGGTCAAAACCTTATCCTCAACATGAATGACCACGGTTTTAAAGTGGTGGCGCACAACCGTACTGCGGCAAAAGTAGACGAGTTCCTAGAAGGCCCGGCCAAAGGTACCAACATCGTTGGTGCTTACACGCTGCAAGAGCTGGTGGACAAACTGGAAGCACCACGTAAAGTCATGCTAATGGTTCGTGCTGGTGCGGTGGTTGATGCGTTCATCGACCAACTGGTTCCTCTACTGGATAAAGGCGACATCATCATCGACGGTGGTAACACCAACTACCCAGACACTAACCGCCGCGTTGTAGCACTTCGCGAAAAAGGCATCCACTTCATCGGTACTGGCGTATCAGGCGGTGAAGAAGGCGCTCGTTTCGGACCATCTATCATGCCAGGTGGTGCACCTGAAGCCTGGGCAGCAGTGAAGCCTATCTTCCAAGCGATCTCGGCAAAAACGGATGCTGGCGAGCCTTGCTGTGACTGGGTTGGCAACGACGGTGCTGGCCACTTCGTGAAAATGGTTCACAACGGTATCGAATACGGCGACATGCAGTTGATCACTGAAGCTTACCAGTTCATGAAAGATGGCCTGGGCATGACTGCTGATGAAATGCAGGCAGTGTTCGCTGACTGGAACGAAACTGAGCTGAACAGCTACCTGGTAGAAATCACGGCTGACATCCTTGGCTACAAAGATGAAGACGGTGAAGCACTGGTCGAGAAGATCCTCGACACTGCAGGCCAGAAAGGTACCGGTAAATGGACAGGTATCAACGCTCTGGACCTAGGCATTCCACTGACGCTGATCTCTGAATCTGTCTTTGCTCGCTGTCTGTCTGCACTGAAAGACCAGCGTGTTGAAGCGGAAAAACTGTTTGGCAAAACCATCACTCCGGTTGAAGGTGACAAACAAGAGTGGGTTGATGCACTTCGTCAAGCGCTGCTGGCATCAAAAATCATCTCTTACGCACAAGGTTTTATGCTGATGCGTGAAGCGTCAAACGAAAACGGCTGGGATCTGAACTACGGTAACGTAGCGCTGATGTGGCGCGGTGGTTGTATCATCCGTTCTGCATTCTTGGGCAACATCCGTGACGCGTTCGAAGCGAATCCAGACCTAGCATTCCTGGGTTCTGACGATTACTTCAAAAACATCCTAACGGGTAGCCTAGCAGCATGGCGTAAAGTGGCAGCGAAATCTCTGGAAGTGGGAATTCCGATGCCATGTACCACTTCTGCTCTGACCTTCCTAGACGGTTACACCACTGCTCGTCTGCCAGCGAACCTGCTGCAGGCACAACGTGACTACTTCGGCGCGCACACGTATGAGCGTACTGATCGTGCACGTGGTGAATTCTTCCACACCAACTGGACAGGTACAGGCGGTGACACTGCGTCGACTACGTACGACGTATAA
- the pgl gene encoding 6-phosphogluconolactonase — protein sequence MINHKIFNTAEQVVESLANDMKAFSEMGRPVHISLSGGSTPKMLFKLLASAAYATAIQWQNLHFWWGDERCVAPDDAESNYGEANALLFSQVALPAENIHRIRGEDEPQMEAERFAREMLALIPTENGTPVFDWILLGVGADGHTASLFPGQTDYDEEKLAILASHPESGQIRVSKSARVLEAAKRISYLVLGAGKADIVDEINRSPAEILPYPAAKIQSHQGLTEWYLDLDAAAKIV from the coding sequence ATGATCAATCATAAGATTTTTAATACCGCAGAGCAGGTCGTTGAAAGCCTCGCGAACGATATGAAAGCGTTTAGCGAAATGGGCCGGCCTGTTCATATTTCTCTTTCTGGTGGCAGTACGCCCAAAATGTTGTTCAAGCTATTAGCGTCCGCTGCATATGCAACGGCGATTCAATGGCAGAACCTGCACTTTTGGTGGGGGGACGAACGATGTGTGGCGCCGGATGATGCAGAAAGCAACTACGGCGAAGCCAATGCGCTTTTGTTTAGCCAAGTTGCCTTGCCAGCCGAGAACATCCACCGTATTCGTGGTGAAGATGAGCCTCAAATGGAAGCGGAACGTTTCGCGAGAGAAATGCTGGCGTTGATCCCGACCGAAAATGGTACACCTGTGTTTGATTGGATCTTGCTCGGTGTTGGCGCCGATGGCCACACCGCCTCGCTCTTTCCTGGTCAAACAGACTACGACGAAGAAAAACTCGCCATTTTAGCAAGCCATCCTGAATCGGGTCAGATCCGTGTATCCAAAAGTGCGCGCGTGCTTGAGGCAGCGAAACGTATCAGTTACCTCGTTTTGGGCGCTGGTAAAGCAGATATCGTGGATGAGATTAATCGCTCACCCGCAGAAATTCTTCCATATCCGGCAGCCAAGATTCAGTCTCATCAGGGGCTGACGGAATGGTATTTAGATTTAGACGCAGCGGCGAAAATCGTGTGA
- a CDS encoding response regulator: MSANSRVMIIEDDLAIAQLHHNYLQQLNGFEVIAIATTSAEAQLQLTLLEPDLVLLDVYLPDGSGLDILNQIRGSNRHCDVILITAARDVETLQTAMRGGVVDYLLKPVMFVRLETALNKYRAQREQLGHVSADLNQGLVDKMLQSGSAQEKASHLPKGIDGVTLDKIRALFQQEETYTADEAGEKMGASRTTARRYLEYLIATGELQADLSYGTVGRPERCYKKVLR, translated from the coding sequence ATGAGTGCCAATAGCCGAGTGATGATTATTGAAGATGACCTAGCGATTGCGCAATTACATCATAACTATTTGCAGCAGTTGAATGGCTTTGAGGTGATAGCCATCGCCACGACGTCGGCGGAAGCGCAACTGCAGTTGACACTGTTGGAACCGGACTTAGTTTTGCTCGATGTCTATCTGCCCGATGGCAGTGGTCTGGATATTTTAAATCAAATCCGTGGTAGTAATCGCCATTGTGATGTGATTTTGATCACCGCCGCGCGCGATGTAGAAACGCTGCAAACGGCGATGCGTGGTGGCGTGGTCGATTATTTGCTCAAACCGGTGATGTTTGTGCGCCTTGAAACCGCGCTCAACAAGTACCGCGCCCAGCGAGAGCAACTTGGTCACGTGTCTGCGGATCTCAATCAGGGGCTGGTGGACAAGATGTTACAGTCAGGCAGTGCGCAGGAAAAAGCAAGCCATTTGCCCAAAGGAATAGATGGTGTCACGCTCGACAAAATACGTGCACTCTTTCAGCAAGAAGAAACCTATACCGCCGATGAAGCGGGGGAGAAGATGGGGGCCAGCCGCACCACTGCAAGGCGTTACTTGGAATATTTGATTGCTACGGGCGAGCTGCAAGCCGATCTCAGCTACGGTACAGTGGGGCGGCCAGAGCGCTGCTATAAAAAAGTGCTGAGATAA